The following coding sequences are from one Streptomyces angustmyceticus window:
- the lspA gene encoding signal peptidase II has product MAEAERITGTPEPERGTGADSTAESEGGGAVASEAGTGRGKRRITALLLVALLVYLLDLGSKLLVVAKLEHHEPVQVIGTLLQFTVIRNRGAAFSMGEALTIFLTLIAVAVIVVIARIARKLYSLPWAIALGLLLGGAFGNLTDRLFRSPGVFEGAVVDFIAPAHFAVFNLADSGIVCGGILIVILSFRGLDPDGTVHKD; this is encoded by the coding sequence GTGGCAGAGGCGGAACGCATCACCGGCACGCCGGAACCCGAGCGGGGAACCGGAGCGGATTCCACCGCGGAATCCGAGGGGGGAGGAGCGGTGGCGTCGGAAGCGGGCACCGGCCGCGGCAAGCGGCGGATCACCGCACTGCTGCTGGTCGCTCTCCTCGTCTACCTCCTCGACCTGGGCAGCAAGCTGCTGGTGGTCGCGAAGCTGGAGCACCACGAGCCCGTCCAGGTCATCGGGACGCTGCTGCAGTTCACCGTGATCCGCAACCGCGGTGCCGCGTTCAGCATGGGCGAGGCGCTGACGATCTTCCTCACGCTGATCGCGGTGGCGGTGATCGTGGTGATCGCCCGGATCGCCCGCAAGCTCTACAGCCTGCCCTGGGCGATCGCGCTCGGGCTGCTGCTCGGCGGCGCCTTCGGCAACCTCACCGACCGGCTGTTCCGCTCGCCGGGGGTCTTCGAGGGCGCGGTGGTCGACTTCATCGCCCCGGCGCACTTCGCGGTCTTCAACCTCGCCGACTCCGGGATCGTCTGCGGCGGCATCCTGATCGTGATCCTGTCCTTCCGGGGGCTTGATCCGGACGGGACCGTACACAAGGACTGA
- a CDS encoding RluA family pseudouridine synthase: MSTIPEIRTLPVPDGLEGERVDAALARMFGFSRTKAAELAAAGKVRVDGSEVMKSERVSGGAWLEVEMPQAAPPVEIVAEPVEGMEIVHDDDDIVVIVKPVGVAAHPSPGWTGTTVIGGLAAAGFRISTSGAAERQGIVHRLDVGTSGLMVVAKSERAYTLLKQQFRERTVDKRYHALVQGHPDPMSGTIDAPIGRHPQHDYKWAVTAEGKPSVTHYDLIEAFRAASLLDIKLETGRTHQIRVHMSAHRHPCVGDLTYGADPTLAKRLGLTRQWLHAMRLGFEHPSDGRWVEFESAYPDDLQRALDTVRDESS, translated from the coding sequence GTGAGCACCATTCCCGAGATCCGCACCCTGCCCGTACCGGACGGTCTGGAGGGCGAGCGCGTCGACGCCGCGCTGGCCCGGATGTTCGGCTTCTCCCGTACGAAGGCGGCCGAACTCGCCGCCGCCGGCAAGGTCCGGGTCGACGGCTCCGAGGTGATGAAGTCCGAGCGGGTCAGCGGCGGCGCCTGGCTGGAGGTCGAGATGCCGCAGGCCGCGCCGCCCGTGGAGATCGTCGCCGAGCCCGTCGAGGGCATGGAGATCGTGCATGACGACGACGACATCGTCGTGATCGTCAAGCCCGTCGGCGTCGCCGCGCACCCCAGCCCCGGCTGGACGGGAACCACCGTCATCGGCGGCCTGGCCGCGGCCGGCTTCCGCATCTCCACCTCCGGTGCCGCCGAGCGCCAGGGCATCGTGCACCGCCTCGACGTCGGCACCTCCGGCCTGATGGTGGTCGCCAAGTCCGAGCGCGCCTACACCCTGCTCAAGCAGCAGTTCCGCGAGCGCACCGTCGACAAGCGCTACCACGCCCTGGTCCAGGGCCACCCGGACCCGATGAGCGGCACCATCGACGCCCCCATCGGCCGGCACCCCCAGCACGACTACAAGTGGGCGGTGACGGCCGAGGGCAAGCCGTCCGTCACGCACTACGACCTGATCGAGGCGTTCCGCGCGGCCAGCCTGCTCGACATCAAGCTGGAGACCGGCCGCACCCACCAGATCCGGGTGCACATGTCCGCGCACCGCCACCCCTGCGTCGGCGACCTCACCTACGGCGCCGACCCCACCCTCGCCAAGCGCCTCGGCCTCACCCGGCAGTGGCTGCACGCCATGCGGCTGGGCTTCGAGCACCCCTCGGACGGCCGCTGGGTCGAGTTCGAGAGCGCCTACCCGGACGACCTGCAGCGCGCCCTGGACACGGTCCGCGACGAGAGCAGCTGA
- a CDS encoding Na+/H+ antiporter, with protein sequence MDQLALIFVLLLGAVVMVPVGDRLGLPSPVLMTLAGAVLALLPFVPNVEVPPEFILPVVLPPLLYAAVQRTSWRQFTANLRPIFLLAVALVFATTAAVAAVAQAVVPGMPVAAAVVLGALVAPPDPVAATAVAGKLGLPRRLVSILEGEGLFNDVTAIVLYHVALTAAVTGTFSVPGAIGSLVLSAGVAIAVGLGLGWVTNKLMGLLGDPTLQIGLTLLVPFVAYVLAEDFRGSGVLAVLTCALFLAEYAVDPDDVMGRLAGYTFWEVVDTLVTGVAFGLIGLELHNIFGAASHRWGQLLGAGAAVVGVVVGVRLLWLLPAAWLAKRMHKRRDYDEEIPMSWRETLIMWWSGMRGVASVALALAIPYSVDGGDDFPVRDDILFIAFAVVLSTLLVQGLTLPWLVRRLRVRADTDAVDALERELALRVIKASKRRLKEILEVEELPDEVSEQLARRAHDIGARIAPDIVDDERRELFEKRITRMKKVQRIQGEMLSAARHEVLAARSEPGADPEIVDRVLRHLDMRSLRGAP encoded by the coding sequence GTGGACCAGCTCGCTCTGATCTTCGTCCTGTTGCTCGGGGCCGTCGTCATGGTCCCGGTCGGCGACCGGCTGGGGCTCCCGTCACCGGTGCTGATGACCCTCGCCGGCGCCGTCCTGGCCCTGCTGCCGTTCGTGCCGAACGTCGAGGTGCCGCCCGAGTTCATCCTGCCGGTGGTGCTGCCGCCGCTGCTCTACGCGGCGGTGCAGCGCACGTCCTGGCGGCAGTTCACCGCCAACCTGCGGCCGATCTTCCTGCTCGCCGTGGCCCTGGTCTTCGCCACCACCGCCGCGGTCGCCGCCGTCGCCCAGGCGGTGGTGCCGGGGATGCCGGTGGCCGCCGCGGTGGTGCTCGGGGCGCTGGTCGCCCCGCCGGACCCGGTGGCCGCGACCGCCGTCGCCGGCAAGCTCGGGCTGCCCCGCCGGCTGGTCTCCATCCTGGAGGGCGAGGGGTTGTTCAACGACGTCACCGCCATCGTGCTGTATCACGTCGCGCTCACCGCGGCGGTGACCGGCACCTTCTCGGTGCCCGGCGCGATCGGCTCGCTGGTGCTCTCCGCGGGCGTCGCCATAGCGGTCGGCCTGGGGCTCGGCTGGGTCACCAACAAGCTGATGGGGCTGCTCGGCGACCCGACGCTGCAGATCGGCCTGACGCTGCTGGTGCCGTTCGTCGCCTACGTCCTGGCCGAGGACTTCCGCGGGTCCGGTGTGCTCGCGGTGCTGACCTGCGCGCTGTTCCTGGCCGAGTACGCGGTCGACCCGGACGACGTGATGGGGCGGCTGGCCGGCTACACCTTCTGGGAGGTCGTCGACACCCTCGTCACCGGGGTCGCCTTCGGGCTGATCGGCCTGGAGCTGCACAACATCTTCGGGGCGGCCTCCCACCGCTGGGGCCAGCTGCTCGGCGCCGGCGCCGCCGTCGTCGGGGTGGTGGTCGGCGTCCGGCTGCTGTGGCTGCTGCCCGCCGCCTGGCTGGCCAAGCGGATGCACAAGCGCCGCGACTACGACGAGGAGATCCCGATGAGCTGGCGGGAGACGCTCATCATGTGGTGGTCGGGGATGCGCGGGGTGGCCTCGGTGGCGCTGGCGCTGGCCATTCCGTACAGCGTCGACGGCGGGGACGACTTCCCGGTCCGCGACGACATCCTCTTCATCGCCTTCGCCGTGGTGCTCAGCACCCTCCTGGTCCAGGGCCTGACGCTGCCCTGGCTGGTGCGCCGGCTGCGGGTACGGGCCGACACCGACGCCGTCGACGCGCTGGAGCGGGAGCTGGCGCTCCGGGTGATCAAGGCGTCCAAGCGGCGGCTGAAGGAGATCCTGGAGGTCGAGGAGCTGCCCGACGAGGTCAGCGAGCAGCTGGCGCGGCGGGCGCACGACATCGGGGCCCGGATCGCGCCGGACATCGTCGACGACGAGCGGCGGGAGCTGTTCGAGAAGCGCATCACCCGGATGAAGAAGGTGCAGCGCATCCAGGGCGAGATGCTCTCCGCCGCCCGGCACGAGGTACTGGCGGCGCGCAGCGAACCGGGCGCGGACCCGGAGATCGTCGACCGGGTGCTGCGGCACCTGGACATGCGCAGCCTGCGGGGCGCACCGTAG